In Halopelagius inordinatus, a single genomic region encodes these proteins:
- a CDS encoding DoxX family protein, producing MSTNRRTLDAELFGRDVHFQYSEHALGYAIVALRVVMGWTLFQGGLTKLVTYLDANPENNWTAAGYLANAIPEGNPFMGMWGSMAGSPLIDQLVMWGLTLTGIGLILGAFVRWNAFWGAVMMLFFWAAALEGGLMQGLPLAHGWVVDDHIVYAALLFGLGAIGAGRILGVDAYLEEIDAVKNTPALRWLLG from the coding sequence ATGTCCACTAATAGAAGAACGTTGGACGCGGAACTGTTCGGTCGCGACGTGCACTTCCAGTACTCGGAGCACGCACTCGGCTACGCCATCGTCGCGCTACGGGTCGTGATGGGGTGGACGCTGTTCCAGGGCGGCCTCACCAAACTCGTGACGTACCTCGACGCGAACCCCGAGAACAACTGGACGGCCGCGGGATACCTCGCGAACGCCATCCCCGAGGGGAACCCCTTCATGGGTATGTGGGGTTCGATGGCCGGGAGCCCCCTGATAGATCAACTGGTGATGTGGGGGCTGACGCTCACCGGCATCGGCCTCATCCTCGGCGCGTTCGTCCGCTGGAACGCGTTCTGGGGCGCCGTGATGATGCTGTTCTTCTGGGCTGCGGCCCTGGAGGGCGGCCTCATGCAGGGTCTGCCCCTCGCCCACGGATGGGTGGTCGACGACCACATCGTGTACGCCGCACTGCTGTTCGGCCTCGGTGCTATCGGGGCGGGGCGCATCCTCGGCGTCGACGCGTATCTCGAAGAGATAGACGCCGTGAAGAACACGCCCGCGTTGCGCTGGCTACTCGGCTGA
- a CDS encoding DUF7119 family protein: protein MTDDNRSPTDSGEDLTLPADREEPVGEPVVRADPAITGHRAHEAVGFDPDDPESISLAAETVRAFSENTVGAEDNVYMLRGAAACAALVRGVGSYKEAAERAGGDVSVSFIRKWARVHDLPQGIRRHVARGHIAPTAAKHIARVPGPDRFDIAWAVLDGDLTVREVRQVASEVNDGRPVAEALADRDVRLGRLELSLPPDVYRELRRRASIQNRTPGDLVGDVLEDYFFD from the coding sequence ATGACGGACGACAACCGGTCGCCGACCGACTCGGGAGAGGACCTCACGTTACCGGCCGACAGAGAGGAACCGGTCGGCGAACCGGTCGTCCGCGCGGACCCCGCAATCACGGGCCACAGAGCGCACGAAGCCGTCGGATTCGACCCCGACGACCCAGAGAGCATCTCGCTCGCCGCGGAGACGGTTCGGGCTTTCTCCGAGAACACCGTCGGCGCCGAAGACAACGTCTACATGCTCCGCGGCGCGGCGGCGTGTGCGGCACTCGTCCGCGGCGTCGGGTCGTACAAGGAGGCCGCAGAACGGGCGGGCGGCGACGTTTCCGTCTCGTTCATCCGCAAGTGGGCGCGGGTTCACGACCTGCCGCAGGGTATCCGTCGGCACGTCGCCCGCGGACACATCGCGCCGACGGCGGCCAAACACATCGCTCGCGTCCCGGGCCCCGACCGGTTCGACATCGCGTGGGCCGTCCTCGACGGCGACCTGACGGTCAGAGAGGTTCGACAGGTCGCGAGCGAAGTCAACGACGGCCGTCCGGTCGCGGAGGCGTTGGCCGACCGCGACGTCCGCCTCGGCCGACTCGAACTCTCTTTGCCCCCGGACGTCTACCGCGAACTCAGACGCCGCGCGTCGATACAGAATCGGACGCCCGGTGACCTCGTCGGGGACGTGTTAGAAGACTACTTCTTCGACTGA